Proteins encoded by one window of uncultured Campylobacter sp.:
- the modD gene encoding ModD protein, with protein MFISQSKIDDLIASDGAFLDLTTELLRDFVDLNAPARLSIVTRQDLIFSGGGIAREVAARFGCETQRLAREGSAFGAGEEIFSAQGSFESLHKAWKIVQIVFEYSCKISTYAHEMVALMREANPRCVLGATRKSFPFAKEFCVNALIAGGGTMHRLGLHDSILFFSNHIRAFASFSEFCAQIAKFKERAPERKIMIEVASEREFGELLGYAPDAIMCDKMSPGELRACVLRRDETAPQIKICAAGGINKNNCAEFAATGADVLVSSAVWNQGVCDLSGKIELI; from the coding sequence ATGTTTATTTCGCAGAGCAAAATCGACGATCTAATCGCTAGCGACGGCGCGTTTTTGGACCTTACGACCGAGCTTTTGCGGGACTTTGTGGATCTAAACGCGCCCGCGCGGCTTTCGATCGTAACGAGGCAGGATCTGATCTTTAGCGGCGGGGGGATTGCGCGCGAGGTAGCGGCGCGCTTTGGTTGCGAGACGCAGCGGCTAGCGCGCGAGGGAAGCGCATTTGGCGCGGGAGAAGAAATTTTTAGCGCGCAGGGAAGCTTCGAGAGCCTCCATAAAGCTTGGAAGATCGTTCAGATCGTGTTTGAGTACTCCTGCAAAATTTCAACCTACGCGCACGAGATGGTTGCACTGATGCGAGAGGCAAATCCGCGCTGCGTGCTGGGTGCGACGCGCAAGAGCTTTCCTTTTGCGAAGGAGTTTTGTGTAAATGCGCTGATCGCGGGCGGCGGAACGATGCACCGCCTGGGGCTGCATGACAGCATCCTGTTTTTTTCAAACCATATCCGCGCGTTTGCGAGCTTTAGCGAGTTTTGCGCGCAGATTGCTAAATTTAAAGAGCGCGCGCCAGAGCGAAAGATAATGATCGAAGTGGCGAGCGAGCGCGAATTTGGCGAGCTCTTAGGCTACGCACCCGATGCGATAATGTGCGATAAGATGAGCCCGGGCGAGCTTAGAGCCTGCGTTTTGAGGCGAGATGAAACGGCGCCACAGATTAAAATTTGCGCCGCGGGCGGTATAAATAAGAATAACTGCGCAGAGTTTGCAGCTACCGGCGCGGACGTGCTCGTAAGCTCGGCGGTTTGGAATCAGGGCGTGTGCGATCTTAGCGGAAAGATAGAGCTTATCTAA
- the modA gene encoding molybdate ABC transporter substrate-binding protein produces MKKIAFILALAASVSFCADQLIIAAGGGYKKPTSAVIENLKKEGMDVAGSFANLGQLVIQSRENKISFIVGDEAFLKKSDLNITKFERIGRGTLVLVTPKNIKINDVSEIAKLDKIAMPDPKKAIYGIRTNEFLQNAKMDGVKDKILAVAGVPQVVAYVINGEVQAGFINSTEAVAKKDEFGSVIYIDESLYSPAFIGIARLSACGDEALCEKVMKEFKSDRSKEIFSKFGLK; encoded by the coding sequence ATGAAAAAAATTGCTTTTATTTTAGCGCTTGCGGCAAGCGTTTCTTTCTGCGCGGATCAGCTGATAATCGCGGCCGGCGGCGGATATAAAAAGCCCACCTCGGCCGTGATCGAAAATTTGAAAAAAGAGGGCATGGACGTTGCGGGATCGTTTGCCAACCTCGGCCAACTCGTCATTCAGTCGCGCGAGAATAAAATTTCATTCATCGTGGGCGACGAGGCGTTTTTGAAAAAAAGCGATCTAAATATCACTAAATTTGAGCGTATCGGGCGCGGCACGCTAGTTTTAGTAACGCCGAAAAATATTAAAATAAACGATGTATCAGAGATCGCAAAGCTCGATAAGATCGCGATGCCCGATCCTAAAAAGGCGATTTACGGTATCAGAACGAACGAGTTTTTGCAAAACGCCAAGATGGACGGAGTAAAAGATAAAATTTTAGCCGTCGCGGGCGTGCCGCAGGTGGTCGCATACGTCATCAACGGCGAGGTGCAGGCGGGCTTTATCAACAGCACCGAAGCGGTCGCCAAAAAAGATGAGTTCGGCTCGGTGATCTACATCGACGAGAGCCTCTACAGCCCCGCATTCATCGGTATCGCAAGGCTTAGCGCGTGCGGCGATGAGGCGCTTTGCGAAAAGGTAATGAAGGAGTTTAAATCGGACCGCTCAAAAGAGATTTTTTCAAAATTCGGTCTTAAATGA
- a CDS encoding ABC transporter permease subunit, whose amino-acid sequence MSDIAWIAHPLILSVKALFCSFLLLISIGLAISYFLAFSKAKFKKIVEILVIFPLIFPPIATGFLLLYIFGKSGFIGSALNLDIVFNFSSLVIAAFLVGLPLFVKPVCASFELFRKSLIEAAQILGKNRAQIFLFVILPSSLKTLGSALILALSRGLGEVGITLMLGGNIVGKTDTLGLAIYNAVYDGENERALILSVLLVIFSLILFFAISLLDKKQNLSK is encoded by the coding sequence ATGAGCGACATCGCTTGGATCGCGCATCCTCTGATACTAAGCGTCAAAGCCCTGTTTTGCAGCTTTTTGCTGCTGATTTCAATAGGGCTAGCAATTTCGTATTTTTTAGCTTTCAGCAAAGCCAAATTTAAAAAGATCGTCGAAATTTTGGTAATTTTTCCGCTCATCTTCCCGCCGATCGCGACGGGATTTCTGCTTCTTTACATCTTTGGAAAGAGCGGGTTTATCGGCTCTGCGTTAAATTTAGACATCGTTTTTAACTTTTCTTCATTGGTAATCGCCGCATTTTTAGTGGGGCTGCCGCTGTTTGTAAAGCCAGTGTGTGCGAGCTTTGAGCTCTTTCGTAAAAGCCTAATCGAAGCCGCGCAAATTTTAGGCAAAAACAGAGCTCAAATTTTCCTCTTCGTCATCCTTCCTAGCTCGCTTAAAACGCTAGGCTCCGCGCTTATTTTAGCGCTCTCGCGCGGGCTTGGCGAAGTGGGTATCACGCTGATGCTAGGCGGAAATATCGTGGGTAAAACCGACACGTTAGGCCTTGCGATCTACAATGCCGTGTATGACGGAGAGAACGAGCGGGCGCTGATTTTAAGCGTTTTGCTCGTAATTTTCAGCTTGATCTTATTCTTCGCGATAAGTCTTTTAGATAAAAAGCAAAATTTATCTAAATAA
- a CDS encoding superoxide dismutase family protein: protein MKKFLISSILVASALIAHEHGDMQNFDPKTGKHLVIAMEQLGEKGNVSVGEVVAVETNYGVAFFPNLKGLASGAHGFHVHQNADCGATEKGLGMKAGGHWDPSDTKKHSFAWDDSGHKGDLPALFVDAEGNAVYPVLAPKIKSLDELKGHSLMVHVGGDNHSDHPKPLGGGGARMVCGVIK from the coding sequence ATGAAGAAATTTTTAATTTCATCAATTTTAGTTGCAAGCGCCTTGATCGCTCACGAGCACGGCGATATGCAAAATTTCGACCCTAAGACCGGCAAGCACCTCGTCATCGCGATGGAGCAGCTAGGCGAGAAAGGGAACGTGAGCGTAGGTGAGGTCGTAGCGGTCGAGACGAACTACGGCGTGGCGTTTTTCCCGAATTTAAAAGGTCTTGCTAGCGGCGCGCACGGCTTTCACGTGCATCAAAACGCCGACTGCGGCGCAACCGAGAAGGGCTTAGGTATGAAAGCGGGCGGACACTGGGATCCAAGCGATACCAAAAAGCACTCGTTTGCTTGGGACGATAGCGGCCACAAGGGCGATCTGCCTGCGCTTTTCGTCGATGCTGAGGGCAATGCGGTCTATCCGGTGCTAGCTCCGAAAATCAAGAGCCTAGATGAGCTAAAGGGCCACTCGCTGATGGTTCACGTAGGCGGCGATAACCACAGCGACCATCCGAAGCCGCTCGGCGGCGGCGGCGCTAGAATGGTCTGCGGCGTTATAAAATAG
- a CDS encoding DUF1104 domain-containing protein: MKKIVLASVLVAGVLFAADFSSSTPEQINASIAGADAKSLSEAAFEIDKRAGELRAQARDLKRGFKTELKKKLDAMSVEDREKFLDEFRKNYNAQAGKLSVEQADRLDIELKDRGNFGKFKRPAHGFGPHRSQAASGECGHMPHKGMGDGAGPAMPPRGEMPCNQNAGAAVCPMTQQ, from the coding sequence ATGAAAAAGATTGTTTTAGCAAGCGTTTTAGTTGCTGGCGTGTTGTTCGCCGCAGATTTTAGCTCGAGCACCCCCGAGCAGATCAATGCCTCGATCGCCGGTGCCGACGCCAAGAGCTTAAGCGAAGCGGCGTTTGAGATTGACAAGCGCGCAGGCGAGCTAAGGGCGCAGGCAAGGGATCTCAAGCGCGGATTTAAGACGGAGCTTAAAAAGAAGCTGGACGCTATGAGCGTCGAGGATCGCGAGAAATTCCTAGACGAGTTTAGAAAAAACTATAACGCCCAGGCGGGCAAGCTAAGCGTCGAGCAGGCGGATAGGCTGGATATCGAGCTCAAAGATCGCGGCAATTTCGGCAAATTTAAAAGGCCCGCTCATGGGTTTGGCCCGCACAGATCGCAGGCTGCTTCCGGCGAGTGCGGCCATATGCCGCATAAAGGGATGGGCGACGGCGCGGGTCCGGCAATGCCGCCAAGAGGCGAGATGCCGTGCAATCAAAACGCGGGCGCCGCTGTGTGCCCTATGACGCAGCAATAG
- a CDS encoding response regulator transcription factor, with protein MARVLIVEDEGMLLDMMCTYMRGAGHEVSGSKSYDEALSLAYEKSFDLWIFDVKIIGGNGFALLRELREAGCGAPCIFTTSLNTLQDVESGFGSGCDDYLKKPFELKELALRADNLLKRTFVHNAALRENIGGNFSFDMAQHALYRDGRAVSMPQKQARLLALLLKNRDKFLSKDEIFAALWDYDESPSELSLRVYIAELRKILGKDRIINASKLGYKYL; from the coding sequence ATGGCAAGAGTTTTGATCGTCGAGGACGAGGGGATGCTACTAGATATGATGTGCACCTATATGCGCGGCGCGGGGCACGAGGTCAGCGGCAGCAAAAGCTATGACGAGGCGCTTTCATTAGCATACGAAAAGAGCTTCGATCTGTGGATCTTCGACGTCAAAATCATCGGCGGCAACGGCTTTGCGCTGCTTCGCGAGCTGCGCGAGGCCGGGTGCGGAGCACCGTGCATTTTCACGACGTCGCTAAATACTCTGCAAGACGTCGAAAGCGGCTTTGGAAGCGGTTGCGACGACTACCTCAAAAAGCCCTTCGAGCTAAAAGAGCTGGCTCTGCGCGCGGATAATCTGCTAAAGCGCACCTTTGTCCACAACGCCGCTTTGCGCGAAAATATCGGCGGAAACTTTAGCTTCGATATGGCTCAGCACGCGCTTTATCGCGACGGAAGAGCCGTGTCGATGCCGCAAAAACAGGCGAGGCTTCTTGCTCTGCTTTTGAAAAACCGCGATAAATTCCTTAGTAAGGATGAAATTTTCGCCGCGCTGTGGGACTACGACGAGAGTCCGAGCGAGCTTAGCCTGCGCGTTTATATCGCGGAGCTGCGAAAAATTTTGGGCAAGGATCGCATCATAAACGCTTCCAAGCTCGGCTACAAATATCTCTAG
- a CDS encoding HAMP domain-containing sensor histidine kinase, whose amino-acid sequence MRQILPIFLLYTLTSVLFLALVSSVFYEREKFFIADRDAFAIRDFKHGLEAKLARGGRLNESDFDAMQAYAADLNSSDEIARDFEPKDDAPRVYMEGTSRIEQFNLTAKDGTEYYVAIKTDALEGKLAALKLKILAASALVLALILLIAYFIIRLSLRPLYEKIEFLDGFIRDTTHEIKTPLSVILMSIELFDTEPKKYLGNIKTGANTINALFEDLTALSLNKSGSGREVNLGELLQSRIEYFGVSAEQKRISLSADLRPVAFCADEFKLRKIIDNLLGNAIKYCDELGCVEVSLRERSLRIKNSGAGIAQQNLPHIFELYTRFDERNGGFGIGLFIVKKYCDELGLKISCDSNEDWTEFEVKF is encoded by the coding sequence ATGCGTCAAATTCTACCTATTTTTTTGCTCTACACTCTTACTAGCGTCTTGTTTTTAGCGCTGGTAAGCAGCGTATTTTACGAGCGGGAGAAGTTTTTTATCGCGGATCGCGATGCCTTTGCGATCAGGGATTTCAAGCACGGCTTAGAGGCTAAACTCGCGCGCGGCGGGCGCCTAAACGAGAGCGATTTCGACGCTATGCAGGCATACGCTGCGGATCTGAATAGCAGCGATGAGATCGCACGGGATTTCGAGCCGAAGGATGACGCGCCGCGCGTGTATATGGAGGGGACCAGCAGGATCGAGCAGTTTAATCTCACCGCCAAGGACGGCACGGAGTATTACGTGGCGATCAAAACGGATGCGCTTGAGGGCAAGCTAGCGGCGCTGAAGCTTAAAATTTTAGCTGCGAGCGCGCTTGTTTTGGCGCTTATTTTGCTGATCGCGTATTTTATCATCCGCCTTTCGCTACGCCCGCTTTACGAAAAGATCGAGTTTCTTGACGGCTTCATCCGAGACACGACGCACGAGATAAAAACTCCGCTTAGCGTGATTTTGATGAGTATCGAGCTTTTCGATACCGAACCGAAAAAATATCTGGGTAATATCAAGACGGGCGCAAATACGATAAACGCGCTATTTGAGGATCTAACCGCGCTAAGCTTAAACAAAAGCGGCAGCGGACGGGAGGTAAATTTAGGCGAGCTGCTGCAAAGCCGCATAGAGTATTTCGGCGTCTCTGCGGAGCAAAAGCGCATAAGCTTAAGCGCCGATCTGCGCCCGGTAGCCTTTTGTGCGGATGAGTTTAAGCTGCGAAAGATCATCGATAATCTGCTTGGCAACGCGATAAAATATTGTGATGAGCTCGGCTGCGTCGAGGTAAGCCTGCGCGAGCGCTCTCTTCGCATAAAAAACAGCGGCGCGGGCATAGCGCAGCAAAATTTGCCGCATATTTTCGAGCTTTACACCCGCTTTGACGAGCGCAACGGCGGCTTTGGCATCGGGCTTTTTATCGTGAAAAAATATTGCGATGAGCTCGGGCTTAAAATTTCGTGCGATAGCAACGAGGACTGGACGGAATTTGAGGTGAAATTTTAA
- a CDS encoding phosphoesterase, whose amino-acid sequence MIFFTSDLHFYHGNIMKYCPKFRAFNDVGEMNERLIELWNAVVGPEDTVYDLGDFAFCNKLKDLKSVARRLNGSHVLILGNHDTLISQNKEALLRELKDDGNPIFSDILHYKELNFDGGAGAMKDGKTGISICMFHYPVEEHNHASRGSFMLHGHLHDRASSLEGRILNVGFDSHGKILSLDEIVQILGQRQITTRYS is encoded by the coding sequence ATGATATTTTTTACCTCCGATTTGCATTTTTATCACGGCAATATTATGAAATACTGCCCTAAATTTAGGGCTTTTAACGACGTAGGCGAGATGAATGAAAGGCTAATAGAGCTCTGGAATGCCGTAGTGGGGCCCGAGGATACGGTTTATGATCTGGGCGATTTTGCATTTTGTAATAAATTAAAGGATCTAAAAAGCGTCGCGCGTAGGCTAAACGGCTCGCATGTGCTGATTTTAGGCAACCACGATACGCTCATCAGCCAAAACAAAGAAGCGCTGCTACGCGAGCTAAAAGACGACGGAAATCCTATCTTTAGCGATATCCTGCACTACAAGGAGCTAAATTTTGACGGCGGCGCGGGCGCGATGAAGGATGGCAAAACGGGTATCAGCATCTGTATGTTTCACTATCCCGTAGAGGAGCACAACCACGCCTCGCGAGGCTCTTTTATGCTTCACGGGCACTTGCACGACCGCGCTTCCAGCCTAGAGGGGCGTATACTAAACGTAGGCTTTGACTCGCACGGCAAAATTTTAAGCCTAGATGAGATCGTGCAAATTTTAGGGCAAAGGCAAATCACGACAAGATATTCGTGA
- a CDS encoding RNA ligase, with the protein MRKFIVVRGHAGSGKTTFAKEKIKEFKNEYPQAQIYHLENDMFLTDEAGVYTWSPKLLEDAKRKVAREIKQAYKFALENKTKDVLIVLSNVSARTKELLSLKEQAAQNGFIFECFRMQNFFASEHGVDENTVIAMFIKVANNKIEGEILIPPVNPMSESVAQKIKDAAALNRRDLPFDAAQNTYVTKKYIAATQDKRLWSARQSELYPELRTYKYSKRVFFKADWDKALLEMRGLIMDDDLNIIVRPFKKVYNYSEFTSRKSLYPIDITDHTPVLAVRKVNGFLGCCTYVDVGESGASFNRRVIYSTTGSTDSRFAQMAREHCCKFEEIFKRYPNKTFLFEITDESDPHIVEEELGETFIGLIDAKTGAQASEFELDKIAASTAGALKRPFYKDGEQYLKTSFSELKNIVKEAKFEGFMVYIPSQNDFCFKMKTPYYLVNKFFARSKNEALSGKLDKTKLDEEFHPLVDHIKANEREFRSLDEQGKLGFIKEFLERI; encoded by the coding sequence ATGAGAAAATTTATAGTCGTTCGCGGACACGCGGGCTCGGGTAAAACGACTTTCGCAAAAGAGAAAATTAAAGAATTTAAAAACGAATATCCGCAGGCGCAAATTTATCATCTGGAAAACGATATGTTTCTAACCGATGAGGCGGGGGTTTATACTTGGTCGCCGAAGCTTTTGGAAGACGCGAAGCGCAAGGTCGCCCGCGAGATAAAGCAGGCGTATAAATTTGCCCTGGAAAACAAGACCAAAGATGTTCTTATCGTGCTTAGCAACGTGAGTGCGCGCACCAAAGAGCTGCTAAGCCTAAAAGAGCAAGCCGCCCAAAATGGATTTATTTTCGAGTGCTTTAGAATGCAAAATTTCTTCGCCTCCGAGCACGGCGTCGATGAAAATACGGTAATAGCGATGTTTATCAAGGTCGCAAACAACAAAATAGAGGGCGAAATTTTGATCCCGCCCGTTAATCCTATGAGCGAAAGCGTAGCGCAAAAGATCAAAGACGCGGCAGCTCTAAATAGGCGCGATCTGCCCTTTGATGCGGCGCAAAATACCTACGTAACGAAAAAATATATCGCCGCCACGCAGGATAAAAGGCTCTGGAGTGCGCGTCAAAGCGAGCTTTATCCCGAGCTTCGCACCTACAAATACTCAAAACGCGTCTTTTTCAAGGCTGATTGGGATAAGGCGTTGCTTGAGATGCGCGGGCTCATAATGGACGATGATCTAAATATCATCGTGCGTCCGTTTAAAAAGGTCTATAACTACTCGGAATTTACCTCGCGCAAAAGCCTTTATCCTATCGATATCACGGACCATACGCCCGTGCTCGCCGTGCGAAAGGTAAACGGCTTTTTGGGTTGCTGCACTTACGTAGATGTCGGCGAAAGCGGCGCGAGCTTTAACCGCCGCGTCATCTACTCCACGACGGGATCGACCGATAGTAGATTTGCACAGATGGCGCGCGAGCACTGCTGCAAATTTGAAGAGATTTTCAAACGCTATCCAAATAAAACTTTTTTATTTGAGATCACCGACGAGAGCGATCCGCACATCGTAGAAGAGGAACTAGGCGAGACCTTTATCGGGCTTATCGACGCTAAAACCGGCGCGCAAGCAAGCGAATTTGAGCTGGATAAAATCGCCGCAAGCACTGCCGGAGCGCTAAAAAGACCTTTTTATAAGGATGGCGAGCAGTATCTAAAAACGAGCTTTTCGGAGCTTAAAAATATAGTCAAAGAGGCGAAATTCGAGGGCTTTATGGTGTATATCCCAAGCCAAAACGATTTTTGCTTTAAGATGAAAACGCCTTATTATCTCGTGAATAAATTTTTCGCTCGCAGTAAAAACGAAGCGCTTTCCGGCAAACTGGATAAAACCAAGCTCGATGAGGAATTTCACCCATTGGTCGATCACATCAAAGCAAATGAGCGAGAATTCAGATCCCTTGACGAGCAGGGCAAGCTAGGCTTTATAAAAGAATTTTTAGAAAGAATTTAA
- a CDS encoding isoaspartyl peptidase/L-asparaginase yields the protein MKHFSLSKAVFMAASLALLGLTVANAQEKFSPVIVIHGGTSGLDLTKEEFKIREEPMKKALLAGQAVLEKGGNAMDAVTAAIMVLEDDPNFNAGKGAVFTADGFNELDASIMDGSTKKAGAVAMARHIKNPILGARLVMDKTWHTLVAGEGADKLAKENGLEMVDQKYFFTQFRYDALQKAKEKQKLLLDSEKAKKTSLNLHERPYLGTVGAIALDKNGNLAAATSTGGMTNKMTGRIGDSPIIGSGTYADNDSVAVSCTGTGDIYMRVNAAHEVSALYKYKTSDVQKAAEEAVQEVKALGGSGGIISIDKHGHTGFAWTKDKLGMYHGEARLGDKPIVYWPLGDK from the coding sequence ATGAAGCACTTTTCACTCTCAAAAGCCGTTTTTATGGCGGCGAGTTTGGCCCTGCTTGGGCTAACGGTTGCGAATGCGCAGGAGAAATTTTCCCCCGTCATCGTCATTCACGGCGGCACCAGCGGGCTCGATCTAACCAAGGAGGAATTTAAAATCCGCGAGGAGCCGATGAAAAAAGCGCTTTTGGCCGGTCAAGCCGTGCTTGAGAAGGGCGGCAACGCGATGGATGCCGTAACGGCGGCCATTATGGTGCTTGAGGACGATCCGAATTTCAACGCGGGCAAGGGCGCGGTATTTACAGCCGACGGATTTAACGAACTAGACGCCTCGATCATGGACGGCTCGACCAAAAAAGCGGGCGCGGTCGCGATGGCGCGGCATATTAAAAATCCTATCCTAGGCGCCAGACTCGTGATGGATAAGACGTGGCATACGCTAGTCGCCGGCGAGGGAGCCGACAAGCTCGCCAAAGAAAACGGCCTAGAGATGGTCGATCAGAAGTATTTTTTCACGCAGTTTAGATACGACGCGCTGCAAAAAGCCAAAGAGAAGCAAAAGCTGCTACTTGATAGCGAAAAGGCGAAAAAGACGTCGCTAAATTTACACGAGCGTCCGTATCTTGGCACCGTGGGCGCGATCGCGCTGGATAAAAACGGCAACCTAGCCGCAGCGACCAGCACGGGCGGCATGACAAATAAAATGACCGGCCGCATCGGCGATAGCCCGATAATCGGCTCGGGAACCTACGCCGACAACGACTCTGTGGCGGTTTCTTGCACCGGCACGGGCGATATTTACATGCGTGTAAACGCCGCGCACGAGGTCTCAGCTCTGTATAAATACAAAACCTCCGACGTGCAAAAGGCCGCCGAAGAAGCGGTACAAGAGGTCAAAGCGCTCGGCGGCAGCGGCGGCATCATCTCGATCGACAAGCACGGACACACCGGTTTTGCGTGGACGAAAGACAAGCTCGGAATGTATCACGGCGAAGCAAGGCTTGGAGACAAACCGATAGTCTACTGGCCGCTAGGAGACAAATAA
- a CDS encoding DUF417 family protein, producing the protein MREIVKKFVAGDADIIFARLSVIIVLVVMGNYKWFEFEVEALKPLFSQTWLSFLPSALGDAGASYFLGVVETVGYLSLIAGFFKPKAGIVGDLIVIVMALSTLSLLPQLGKIDGFIFKDLFLLGLGLVLLKYDLARLCCGEKSCD; encoded by the coding sequence ATGAGGGAGATCGTAAAAAAATTTGTCGCAGGCGACGCGGATATTATATTCGCTAGACTTTCCGTTATCATCGTGCTTGTCGTGATGGGCAACTACAAGTGGTTTGAGTTTGAGGTAGAGGCTTTAAAGCCGCTCTTTTCGCAGACGTGGCTTTCGTTTTTGCCCTCAGCGCTCGGGGACGCCGGCGCGAGCTATTTTTTGGGCGTGGTGGAGACCGTGGGCTATCTCTCGCTCATCGCGGGCTTTTTCAAGCCGAAGGCGGGCATCGTGGGCGATCTCATCGTGATCGTCATGGCGCTGAGCACGCTCAGCCTACTGCCGCAGTTGGGCAAGATCGACGGCTTTATCTTTAAAGACCTTTTCTTGCTAGGCCTTGGCTTGGTGCTGCTAAAATACGACCTGGCGCGCCTTTGCTGCGGAGAAAAAAGCTGCGATTGA
- a CDS encoding thiamine-phosphate kinase, whose protein sequence is MDKERYIFEKFRSKLNGDDCAVVGERAYCKDLFVEGVHFRRGWLSLREIGAKAMLVNISDMIATNARAKYALLGLALPREIGTREIDELCAGVNETAQEWGIRIIGGDTIGSDRIALSVSLIGKCKRPVFRSDARVGDLIAHTGELGSVGRDLAVLLRDEISPANSQTQNRNDKISSVQGPSDESQGLNAEASATQNPGDEVRSPDDKILPAHAKLQSLGAETLAMQILDLEPQSLDDKILPTYVKPQSLDAETSTQNSVSRSGEDRKSPMSQSLACKNSTSQSSAGENPVPGSGSYRLREDLRAKISKNSRFVRPVLRDKFFYKAAKLISAAMDISDGLAQDLPRLLEASGVGARWIARPSEAALQSGEEYEILFSFAPKFLPKIYAIAAKTGVSINIIAEVCPRTPQSSMEFRGSSHHFAS, encoded by the coding sequence ATGGATAAGGAGCGGTATATTTTTGAGAAATTTAGATCGAAGCTTAACGGCGATGATTGCGCCGTAGTCGGCGAGCGAGCTTATTGCAAGGATCTTTTCGTCGAGGGCGTGCACTTTCGTCGCGGCTGGCTGAGCCTGCGCGAGATTGGCGCAAAGGCGATGCTCGTAAACATCTCGGACATGATCGCGACGAATGCGCGTGCTAAATACGCCCTGCTGGGGCTTGCGCTGCCGCGCGAGATCGGCACGCGCGAGATCGACGAGCTGTGCGCGGGCGTGAACGAAACGGCGCAGGAGTGGGGCATACGGATCATCGGCGGCGACACGATCGGCTCGGATCGCATCGCGCTTAGCGTGAGCCTGATCGGCAAGTGTAAGCGCCCCGTGTTTCGCAGCGACGCGCGCGTGGGCGATCTCATCGCACATACGGGCGAGCTAGGCAGCGTCGGGCGCGATCTGGCGGTGCTTTTAAGAGATGAAATTTCGCCCGCTAACTCGCAGACGCAAAACCGAAACGATAAAATTTCGTCGGTGCAAGGCCCAAGCGATGAGTCGCAGGGTCTGAACGCCGAGGCTTCGGCGACACAAAATCCTGGCGATGAGGTGCGAAGCCCGGACGATAAAATTTTACCTGCGCATGCTAAGTTACAGAGCCTGGGCGCTGAAACTTTGGCAATGCAAATTTTGGACCTTGAGCCGCAAAGTCTGGACGATAAAATTTTGCCTACGTATGTTAAACCGCAGAGCTTGGATGCCGAAACTTCGACGCAAAATTCCGTGTCACGAAGCGGAGAGGATCGCAAGAGCCCTATGTCGCAAAGCCTCGCATGCAAAAATTCTACGTCGCAAAGCTCTGCAGGCGAAAATCCTGTGCCGGGTAGTGGCTCATATCGCTTGCGCGAGGATCTGCGCGCAAAAATTTCAAAGAATTCGCGCTTTGTCAGACCCGTTTTGCGCGATAAGTTTTTTTACAAGGCGGCGAAGCTCATCAGCGCGGCGATGGACATTAGCGACGGGCTCGCGCAGGATCTGCCCCGCCTGTTGGAGGCTAGCGGCGTGGGTGCGCGCTGGATCGCCCGCCCTAGCGAGGCTGCGCTGCAAAGCGGCGAGGAGTACGAGATTTTGTTCAGCTTCGCGCCGAAGTTTTTGCCTAAAATCTACGCGATTGCCGCTAAAACGGGCGTTTCGATCAATATCATCGCCGAAGTTTGCCCGCGCACGCCGCAAAGCTCTATGGAATTTCGCGGCAGCTCGCACCACTTCGCGTCTTGA